A single genomic interval of Candidatus Bathyarchaeum sp. harbors:
- the trpB gene encoding tryptophan synthase subunit beta, whose amino-acid sequence MLTKGKFGKFGGQYVNEILMPILIELEDAFEKHYPTPEFQEKLNELLRDYAGRPTSLYYARNFSKVIGCKVYLKREDLVCGGSHKLNNALGQALLTKEMGKTRMITETAAGQHGLATAMAGNVCGLETEVFMGAKDIIRQASNVKRIKLLGAKVTPVNIGMGVLKDAVSDTLRKWTGCSTNTHYLMGSTVGPRPYPEIVATFQSVIGKEIKKQIHEKEGRLPDTIVACGSGGSNALGAFRPFIKEKDVKLVFVEGGGVNLKADNSAAAFKIGKPGILHGAVMQVLQDENGQIKPSRTRAAGLNYPGRGPEISGLVDRGRVKASCAFDNQVFEAVKVMCRTEGLIPALETAHAIAYMMNNKDEFTKDEVVVLNFSGRGDKDLETIVRYFDEA is encoded by the coding sequence ATTTTGACGAAAGGAAAATTTGGAAAATTTGGCGGACAGTACGTCAACGAAATACTAATGCCAATTCTAATCGAGTTGGAAGATGCCTTTGAAAAGCATTATCCAACCCCAGAATTTCAAGAAAAACTGAACGAACTGCTACGAGACTACGCAGGAAGACCAACTTCTTTGTATTACGCAAGAAACTTTAGCAAAGTAATCGGCTGCAAAGTTTACCTCAAACGAGAAGACCTAGTCTGCGGAGGATCTCATAAACTCAACAACGCCCTTGGGCAAGCCTTGCTCACAAAAGAAATGGGAAAAACCCGAATGATAACTGAAACCGCCGCAGGACAGCATGGTCTAGCAACTGCTATGGCAGGAAACGTGTGTGGCTTAGAAACAGAAGTTTTTATGGGCGCCAAAGACATCATACGCCAAGCAAGCAATGTTAAACGAATCAAACTCTTAGGAGCAAAAGTCACACCCGTTAACATTGGAATGGGAGTTCTAAAGGATGCAGTTTCAGATACTCTACGAAAATGGACAGGGTGCTCAACAAATACTCATTATCTTATGGGGTCAACTGTTGGTCCACGACCATATCCAGAAATTGTGGCAACCTTCCAAAGCGTTATCGGAAAAGAAATCAAAAAACAAATCCACGAAAAAGAAGGCAGACTCCCAGATACAATAGTAGCCTGTGGAAGCGGAGGCAGCAACGCCCTAGGAGCCTTCAGGCCCTTCATCAAAGAAAAAGACGTCAAACTGGTTTTTGTGGAAGGGGGAGGAGTAAACCTAAAAGCAGACAACAGCGCCGCAGCCTTCAAAATTGGTAAACCCGGAATTCTTCACGGAGCAGTAATGCAAGTTTTGCAAGACGAAAATGGACAGATAAAACCATCCAGAACTCGAGCTGCAGGGCTTAACTATCCTGGAAGGGGTCCAGAAATTTCAGGATTAGTTGATAGGGGCAGAGTGAAAGCTAGTTGCGCCTTTGATAATCAAGTATTTGAAGCAGTCAAGGTTATGTGTCGCACGGAGGGCTTGATTCCTGCATTGGAGACGGCTCATGCCATAGCATATATGATGAACAATAAAGACGAATTCACCAAAGACGAAGTGGTTGTTTTGAACTTTTCAGGCAGAGGCGACAAGGACCTAGAGACCATTGTGAGGTATTTTGATGAGGCTTGA
- the trpA gene encoding tryptophan synthase subunit alpha — protein MRLENKFKELKNKGEGAHMPHVYYGDPHEEFSLKLLETLVRNGADILEFGIPFSDPTADGPTFQAVCERALQKGMTPNKCIEGIKKIRAKGIENPIVVTTYYNIPYVMGVGNFLKKIKDAGAQAIIVPNVPVEEADILIVEGKKNGIHPIFQVAPTTTEERLKKIADIASGFLYVIGVEGVTGVRERIGDSTFKLVERVRKHTDMPLLAGFGISTKEQAANVVAAGADGAIAGSAYAKVYEKSLEKPEETLSEITELVTQIKQGCIEGYRQQRKS, from the coding sequence ATGAGGCTTGAAAACAAATTCAAAGAACTCAAAAACAAAGGAGAAGGGGCTCACATGCCCCACGTCTACTACGGAGACCCCCACGAAGAGTTTTCCCTTAAACTGCTAGAGACCTTAGTTCGAAACGGAGCAGATATTCTTGAGTTTGGAATTCCCTTTTCTGACCCAACAGCAGACGGTCCAACGTTTCAGGCAGTATGTGAAAGGGCATTACAAAAGGGCATGACCCCAAACAAATGCATTGAAGGCATTAAAAAGATAAGAGCAAAAGGCATTGAAAACCCCATTGTAGTTACGACTTATTATAACATCCCATATGTTATGGGTGTTGGAAACTTTTTGAAAAAAATCAAAGATGCAGGAGCTCAAGCCATAATCGTGCCTAATGTTCCGGTTGAAGAAGCAGATATTTTGATAGTGGAAGGAAAAAAGAATGGAATCCACCCCATATTTCAAGTCGCACCAACAACAACCGAAGAAAGACTCAAAAAAATCGCAGACATCGCCTCTGGATTTCTTTATGTCATCGGGGTTGAAGGAGTAACAGGTGTTCGAGAAAGGATAGGGGATTCTACATTCAAACTAGTTGAACGGGTTAGAAAACACACAGATATGCCACTGTTAGCTGGATTTGGAATTTCAACTAAAGAACAAGCCGCAAACGTAGTTGCCGCAGGCGCAGATGGTGCAATAGCAGGAAGCGCATATGCTAAAGTCTATGAGAAAAGCTTGGAAAAACCTGAAGAAACACTATCTGAGATTACCGAGTTAGTAACTCAGATTAAACAAGGATGCATTGAAGGCTATAGACAACAACGGAAAAGTTAA
- a CDS encoding nucleotide pyrophosphohydrolase, with translation MDIKEFQKLMKQLYFSRDAERGEEKTLSWLEEEVQELREALQEGDTKEAEKEFADVLAWLASLANVVGVDLEKAALSKYANKCPKCKLNPCDCPF, from the coding sequence ATGGACATCAAGGAATTTCAGAAATTGATGAAGCAGTTGTATTTTTCTAGGGATGCTGAACGTGGAGAAGAAAAAACTTTATCGTGGCTTGAAGAAGAAGTTCAAGAATTAAGAGAAGCGTTACAAGAAGGCGACACTAAAGAAGCGGAAAAAGAGTTTGCTGATGTTTTAGCTTGGTTGGCGTCCTTGGCAAACGTTGTGGGCGTTGACTTAGAAAAAGCAGCACTTTCAAAATATGCCAATAAATGTCCAAAATGCAAACTGAACCCTTGTGATTGCCCGTTCTAA